Proteins found in one Candidatus Neomarinimicrobiota bacterium genomic segment:
- a CDS encoding Hpt domain-containing protein, which translates to MAPWFGDKPDLTKHAEPTGSGSGGPAEDLRRYYRQSLVAWIAELESAGASLLAREPGAVETVQQIAHILKGSGGTFGFPEITTAAKALQKAKQEDLSASLEALLAILRSVVASEAER; encoded by the coding sequence ATGGCACCTTGGTTCGGGGATAAACCCGACCTCACGAAACATGCTGAGCCAACGGGATCTGGTTCGGGGGGACCGGCAGAGGACTTACGGCGTTATTATCGGCAGTCCCTGGTCGCGTGGATTGCGGAATTGGAATCGGCTGGTGCGTCCCTGTTGGCCCGCGAGCCGGGGGCGGTTGAGACTGTGCAGCAGATCGCCCACATCCTGAAGGGATCGGGCGGCACTTTCGGCTTCCCGGAGATCACCACAGCTGCTAAGGCCCTGCAAAAAGCCAAGCAGGAGGACCTGTCGGCTAGCCTGGAAGCGTTGCTGGCAATCCTGCGCAGCGTGGTGGCCTCGGAGGCGGAGCGATAA
- a CDS encoding transglutaminase domain-containing protein, with amino-acid sequence MRYMPTLILFLFLGTSTSTLAHPGKVIHSFKAPFTCPTGLAFDGTNLWVTDHKADKLVCMNPKTGAVVKELASPGFWPLGLTWDGRYLWNIDQQQQKIFQVDPSDGTILRAIDAPGSSPEGLAWDGQTLWVSDAGADKIMKVDLSDGTAVQSFSAPAENPQGLTFDGTYLWCADRILDEIHMIDPQDGEVIIVMKSPRPYPRGLTWDGKYLWNVDYQADSLYQLVREDDELYTLENQRKARVTFTHEVKVYGQGQLQELNVYIAIPENLPQQQIQAQSFTPEDYRTITDRWNQAFAHFHYEDIQSEAAIQTIMTVEAEVSEINYFIFPHRCGTLKDVPRDIRKTYTANGSKYQIDDPYIQDLAKEIVGDETNPYWMARKIFDYVRNTVEYKLEGGWNVAPVVLKRGTGSCSEYT; translated from the coding sequence ATGCGCTATATGCCGACCCTCATCCTGTTCCTGTTTCTGGGAACTTCAACCTCGACTCTGGCCCATCCCGGCAAAGTCATTCACTCTTTTAAAGCCCCCTTTACCTGCCCGACCGGACTGGCATTCGACGGCACCAACCTATGGGTGACTGATCATAAAGCGGACAAGCTGGTCTGTATGAATCCGAAAACGGGTGCCGTGGTTAAGGAGCTGGCCTCGCCCGGCTTCTGGCCGCTGGGATTAACCTGGGATGGGCGCTACTTATGGAATATCGATCAGCAGCAGCAAAAGATATTTCAAGTTGACCCGTCGGACGGGACGATCCTGAGGGCCATCGACGCCCCCGGCAGCAGTCCGGAAGGACTGGCATGGGACGGTCAAACGCTGTGGGTCAGTGATGCCGGGGCCGACAAAATCATGAAAGTCGACCTGAGTGACGGCACCGCTGTCCAATCCTTCTCCGCTCCTGCTGAAAATCCCCAGGGACTGACCTTCGACGGCACCTATTTGTGGTGCGCCGACCGCATCCTGGACGAGATCCATATGATCGATCCCCAAGATGGCGAAGTCATCATCGTAATGAAATCTCCGAGGCCCTACCCTCGCGGCCTGACCTGGGATGGAAAATATCTATGGAACGTAGATTATCAAGCCGACAGCCTTTACCAGCTCGTGCGGGAAGACGATGAGCTCTACACCCTAGAAAATCAGAGAAAGGCGCGCGTGACCTTTACCCATGAAGTCAAGGTCTATGGTCAGGGACAGCTCCAGGAGCTGAACGTCTACATCGCCATCCCGGAAAACCTGCCGCAGCAGCAGATTCAAGCCCAATCGTTCACCCCGGAGGACTACCGGACCATCACCGACCGCTGGAACCAGGCTTTCGCTCATTTCCACTATGAGGATATCCAGTCGGAAGCCGCCATCCAGACCATTATGACGGTTGAGGCCGAGGTCTCCGAGATCAATTACTTCATTTTCCCCCACCGCTGCGGCACGCTGAAGGACGTTCCGCGGGACATCCGGAAGACCTATACCGCTAACGGCAGCAAGTATCAGATTGACGATCCTTACATCCAGGATCTGGCCAAGGAAATTGTAGGTGACGAGACCAATCCCTACTGGATGGCCCGCAAGATATTCGACTACGTGCGCAACACGGTGGAGTACAAGCTGGAGGGTGGCTGGAACGTGGCTCCGGTCGTGCTGAAAAGGGGCACCGGCTCCTGTTCCGAGTATACCTT